One window from the genome of Nicotiana tomentosiformis chromosome 5, ASM39032v3, whole genome shotgun sequence encodes:
- the LOC104103198 gene encoding uncharacterized protein — MSVACGAECVLVLGCLRWAWKRCTYTGNDDSATWPTATYEEFEPVPRICRTILAVYEPNLRSPKYPPKGGYRLNPDWVIKRVTYEQTSGNAPPYLIYCDHEHQEIVVAIRGLNLLNESDYKVLLDNRLGKQMFDGGYVHHGLLKSAVWVLNNESETLKKLWIENGRSYKMIFAGHSLGSGVASLLTVIVANHKDRLGGIPRSLLRCYAVAPARCMSLNLAVKYADIIHSVVLQDDFLPRTATPLEDIFKSIFCLPCLIFLVCLRDTFIPEGRKLRDPRRLYAPGRMYHIVERRFCRCGRYTPDVRTAIPVDGRFEHIVLSRNATADHGIIWIERESEKALARLKEASAETTTTPPKVQKIERLKTLEKEHKDALERAVSLNIPHAVDADEEESTESITEESSQKQEEDAMTSKAQCSDARTNWNEVVEKLFNRDQSGKLRLKRDAIGPE; from the exons ATGTCAGTTGCTTGTGGAGCTGAGTGTGTGTTGGTTTTAGGTTGTCTCCGTTGGGCATGGAAACGATGCACATACACCGGCAATGACGACAGTGCTACGTGGCCAACAGCTACCTACGAGGAATTCGAACCAGTTCCACGTATCTGCCGTACAATTCTAGCAGTATACGAACCAAATCTCCGTAGCCCCAAGTACCCGCCGAAGGGCGGGTACAGGCTAAACCCCGATTGGGTCATTAAACGGGTCACATATGAACAAACGTCTGGCAATGCACCTCCGTATTTGATCTACTGTGATCACGAACACCAAGAGATTGTAGTCGCTATTCGTGGGTTGAATTTACTAAACGAAAGTGATTACAAAGTTTTGTTGGATAATAGGCTGGGAAAACAGATGTTTGATGGAGGATATGTACATCATGGGTTGTTGAAATCTGCTGTTTGGGTTTTGAATAATGAGTCTGAGACTTTGAAGAAGCTTTGGATTGAGAATGGGAGGAGTTACAAGATGATATTTGCAG GACATTCTTTGGGTTCTGGTGTGGCGTCTTTGCTGACAGTGATTGTGGCGAATCATAAGGATAGATTAGGGGGAATTCCAAGGAGTCTTTTAAGGTGTTATGCAGTTGCACCAGCGCGGTGTATGTCACTCAACTTGGCTGTTAAGTATGCTGATATAATACACTCTGTGGTATTGCAG GATGATTTCTTGCCAAGAACAGCCACCCCACTTGAAGATATATTTAAATCCATCTTCTG TTTACCGTGCTTGATATTTTTGGTATGCTTGAGAGATACCTTCATTCCTGAGGGCAGAAAACTCCGAGATCCAAGAAGACTTTATGCACCAGGCCGTATGTATCACATTGTAGAAAGAAGATTCTGCAG ATGTGGGAGGTACACTCCAGATGTTAGAACTGCCATCCCAGTTGACGGAAGATTTGAGCATATCGTGTTGTCACGCAATGCTACAGCTGATCATGGAATCATTTGGATAGAAAGAGAATCTGAAAAAGCATTAGCA AGACTTAAGGAGGCTAGTGCTGAGACCACAACTACTCCCCCCAAAGTGCAGAAAATTGAAAGGCTGAAGACATTAGAAAAAGAACACAAGGATGCACTCGAAAGAGCTGTCAGTTTAAACATACCACACGCTGTGGACGCAGATGAAGAGGAATCCACGGAGAGTATAACTGAGGAGTCATCTCAGAAACAGGAGGAAGATGCAATGACAAGCAAAGCGCAGTGCAGTGATGCAAGAACTAACTGGAATGAAGTAGTTGAGAAGCTTTTCAATAGAGACCAAAGTGGGAAATTACGATTAAAGAGAGATGCAATTGGTCCCGAGTAA
- the LOC104118357 gene encoding receptor-like protein EIX1 has translation MKSDRFLFLNIAFIGLVIGTSSGGDARTTLCIEREREALLKFKEGLIDNHGILSSWGREEEKEECCGWKGVQCSNITGHVVVLDIPAPSYSQALRGNITPSLLELQHLKHLDLSYNNFGRSRIPNFIGSFPRLEYLFLEYANLSGEIPHALGNLTRLQILDLSMNYNLVVKSLEWLPRLPFLLDLDLSGIHIETVNWLQQITKSPSLEQLNLKGCNVPEPIISISHLSSNVSSRLLSSLNLADTGLSSSAFRWLFNLSTRFTSIDLSSNHLAGRIPEAFRYMQHLEFIDLATNILEGGLPKSFGNLSHLRALDLSTNNLNQPLPELFLSLSGKAEKSLEELHLSNNHLSGSLPDITRFSSLKSLYLQENQLNGSFLESYGQTSKIEFLDLSNNQITGPLPNLTAFSAMREFHLNNNQFKGRLPQSIGQLSKLEMLRVESNFMEGPITESHLSNLSSLRVLDLSYNSFSFQLGLNWLPPFELDVISLSHCKMGPHFPQWLRTQKNYSHLDISFAGISGVAPNWFWDLSPEMMHFSISNNQISGEVPDLASKFVEETNYPTMDFSSNNFSGLVPSFSSNLESLNLSKNKFVGSISFLCKIANALFRTIDLSNNLLSGELHNCLMGFEELAILNLANNNLYGKIPSSIGFLMDIQSLQLRNNNFTGDLPTSLKNCAILQILDVGGNKLSGEIPLWIGSHLTFLVVLSLRLNKFNGSIPQNLCHLNKTHILDLSQNSLSGEIPRCLNNITSLLQNNNSSNPSMLFELGGDSYNGYSYLEEYLGDALVQWKSSESVYNKTLGLLKIIDFSNNELAGNVPEEIAQLDGVLSLNLSRNNLTGNVIQGIGKMEKLESLDLSRNQLTGRIPTSLAQLHFLSVLDLSSNNLSGKIPSSTQLQSFDPSSYEGNNELCGLPLAECPEDRDIQSPFVDHSKINNLDKDDKILSFGFYVCVASGFILGFWGVIFTLVLKQSFRDAYFQKLTNVANWIFVTTIMSLHRLKMLWS, from the coding sequence ATGAAAAGTGATAGATTTTTATTTCTAAATATTGCGTTCATAGGACTTGTTATTGGAACAAGTTCAGGAGGGGATGCTCGTACTACTTTGTGCATTGAGAGGGAGAGAGAAGCTCTTCTCAAGTTTAAGGAAGGTCTGATAGATAACCACGGTATCCTGTCGTCATGGGGAAGAGAGGAAGAGAAAGAGGAATGCTGTGGTTGGAAAGGTGTGCAGTGTAGCAATATAACTGGTCATGTCGTGGTTCTTGATATTCCTGCTCCGTCCTATAGTCAAGCTTTGAGAGGTAACATTACTCCTTCATTGCTTGAATTGCAACATCTGAAGCACCTAGACCTTAGTTACAATAATTTTGGTAGAAGTCGAATACCAAATTTCATTGGTTCTTTTCCAAGACTGGAATATCTTTTTCTTGAGTATGCTAACTTGTCAGGTGAAATTCCTCACGCTCTTGGGAACCTTACCCGTTTGCAGATTCTTGATCTTAGCATGAACTACAATCTAGTAGTGAAGAGCCTTGAGTGGCTTCCTCGTCTTCCTTTTTTACTTGACCTTGACCTTTCTGGGATTCATATTGAAACAGTCAATTGGTTACAACAAATAACTAAGTCCCCTTCTCTAGAACAATTGAATTTGAAAGGTTGCAACGTCCCCGAGCCAATCATATCAATATCTCATCTCTCATCCAATGTCTCTTCTCGTTTGCTTTCCAGCCTCAACCTTGCTGATACTGGGCTTTCCTCTTCTGCATTTCGGTGGTTGTTCAACTTGAGTACGAGATTTACTTCCATAGATCTCTCTTCTAACCATTTAGCAGGTCGCATCCCTGAAGCCTTTAGGTATATGCAACATCTTGAGTTCATTGACCTTGCTACAAATATTCTAGAAGGTGGATTGCCCAAATCTTTTGGCAACTTGAGTCACTTAAGAGCCCTTGATTTATCAACTAATAACTTGAACCAACCACTTCCTGAATTATTTCTGAGCTTATCTGGTAAAGCAGAAAAATCACTTGAAGAATTGCATTTATCTAACAATCATCTTAGTGGTTCATTGCCTGACATCACCAGATTTTCATCTTTAAAAAGTTTGTACCTGCAAGAGAATCAACTGAATGGATCTTTCCTAGAAAGCTATGGGCAGACTTCCAAGATCGAATTCCTCGATTTATCTAACAATCAAATAACAGGACCTTTGCCAAACTTAACAGCATTTTCAGCAATGAGAGAGTTTCATTTGAATAATAACCAATTCAAAGGGAGGTTACCCCAAAGTATAGGACAACTTTCAAAGCTTGAGATGTTGAGGGTCGAATCAAATTTCATGGAAGGTCCAATCACAGAGTCACATCTTTCAAACCTTTCCAGCTTAAGAGTGTTGGACTTGTCATATAACTCCTTCTCTTTTCAGTTGGGACTTAATTGGCTTCCTCCTTTTGAATTAGATGTTATAAGTCTCTCCCATTGTAAAATGGGGCCTCATTTCCCACAGTGGCTACGAACTCAAAAGAATTACTCACATCTTGATATCTCTTTCGCTGGTATATCAGGGGTAGCACCTAACTGGTTTTGGGATCTTTCTCCTGAAATGATGCACTTTAGTATTTCCAATAACCAAATAAGTGGAGAGGTCCCTGATTTAGCTTCCAAGTTTGTAGAGGAAACTAATTACCCGACGATGGATTTTAGTTCGAATAATTTCTCAGGTTTAGTGCCATCATTCTCATCCAACTTGGAATCATTGAACCTTTCCAAAAACAAGTTTGTCGGATCAATTTCTTTCCTGTGCAAAATAGCCAACGCTTTGTTCCGCACCATTGATCTCTCAAATAACCTACTTTCAGGAGAACTTCAcaattgtttgatgggatttgaagAACTAGCCATTCTTAATTTAGCTAACAACAATCTATATGGTAAAATTCCCAGTTCCATTGGTTTTTTGATGGATATCCAATCTCTACAGTTGCGGAACAACAATTTTACTGGTGATCTGCCTACCTCTTTGAAAAACTGCGCAATATTGCAAATCTTGGACGTAGGAGGAAATAAGCTAAGTGGAGAAATACCATTATGGATTGGCTCACACTTAACATTCTTGGTTGTCTTAAGTTTGAGACTCAACAAGTTCAATGGAAGCATACCTCAAAATCTGTGTCATCTGAATAAAACCCATATTTTGGATCTTTCTCAGAACAGCTTATCAGGAGAAATCCCCCGATGTCTCAACAATATCACATCTTTgcttcaaaataataatagttcaaACCCAAGCATGCTTTTTGAATTAGGTGGAGACAGTTACAATGGCTATTCTTATCTTGAAGAATACTTGGGGGATGCATTAGTTCAATGGAAAAGCAGTGAATCTGTGTACAATAAGACACTCGGGTTGTTGAAGATCATCGATTTTTCTAATAACGAGTTAGCTGGAAATGTTCCTGAAGAAATCGCGCAACTGGATGGAGTGCTTTCACTAAACCTCTCCAGAAATAATTTAACAGGAAATGTAATACAAGGAATTGGGAAGATGGAAAAGTTAGAGTCCCTTGATTTGTCTAGAAATCAACTCACTGGTCGAATTCCCACAAGTCTTGCTCAACTACATTTCCTAAGTGTCTTAGACTTGTCGAGTAACAACTTGTCGGGGAAAATTCCGTCAAGCACTCAATTGCAGAGTTTTGATCCCTCATCATATGAAGGAAACAATGAACTTTGTGGCCTACCACTTGCAGAATGTCCTGAAGATAGAGATATTCAAAGCCCTTTTGTTGATCATAGCAAAATCAACAATCTTGATAAAGATGACAAGATTCTGTCATTTGGGTTTTATGTATGTGTGGCAAGTGGCTTCATTCTTGGATTTTGGGGAGTAATATTCACTTTAGTCCTCAAGCAATCATTTAGAGATGCTTACTTTCAGAAGTTGACCAATGTCGCAAACTGGATCTTTGTGACAACAATAATGTCTCTACACAGATTGAAGATGCTGTGGAGCTAG